TGCGTATTGCagtgtttttttctctcagaaccAGTATATGGGGTATTTAAATATAGAAATTTTGTGATAATCTCTATCATTTAAGTTAAAATCTACACAGACTTTCATTCACAATGAAGTTTTCCATTGTACTTAATTGACAAAACAGCATACTTTACATACAATGAATTTAAATTCAATCCCTCAAAATCAAATGTAAGCAGAGCTCCAGTTAAGGCACGTATTGGCATATTTTTAGtttgtcgtacagaccctgaaccaAATATGTctaagaaagcccatgcaagtctagaaagtCTCTTGGCTCCATTTGGGGTGTTCAGGGTTTGCCACGACCTATTGTTTAAATTAGGTTGTGCAGTCAGGTGTGGTACTTGGTAGAAGAATAGGGTTAGGTAGGGGTCATCTCAACATTTAGACATGTGGTGGCGATTTAattctttatttttctttttttatttcacatgaATCTACATTCCAAAACCTGGTATATTTTATGTACATCATCATGATGCGTTTAACATACTTAACCATATACTAACAGTAACAAACATAAACTATAAGTAATGAAATTTTCCATGTATATTTAATACATATCACATAACTTATTTTTAACacattttaaacacattttcaaaaatgaaatatttttatactCATGGCTTAACATACTTTTTTCCCATGACAAGACATCACATACTTTCTTTAAAGTCAAACCAGATACAAAACAACATCTGCATACTGAACTGAACATACTTGTGCCCGGCTAGCAGGAGGTCTTTCTCAAGTTGGAGTTGATTGTCAATGTTTTGGTATTTCTTCTTTTTGGGGGGCTGCTttcctcccctcccctccccatCCTTGGACATAATCGCTAAACATTAACACTCCACTCCAGGATTGGTCAAGCCTGCGTCTTCAAGAGCATGTAACCAGACATTGTCGATGCCATTCAATCTGATACAAGGCAAGGCGGACGCACGTCTAACTAGGTGATTCACAGATGGATTGTTTGCAAAGTCAGCCTGCAGTCCAAAACGTTGTACATTACTCCAAATGGCTTGACGAAAGTGGAACAACATCTCCAATGAATATTGGTGTTTTTCCATCTCTTACCTCTTAATTTGTTTCCTTGGTACACAAGATTTTGACCGCCATGCTTGTTAGGAACAAACTCCAAGTTCACCTGTACATCTGCTTCAGTGTGGTGGCAGACCAGGAATAAACccttcatttcattatattatatttttgctaCTATTTAACTCTTTTCAGTaagatatgttcatttcagagacttgtTGTTAGTCTAGCGTATTTTATGCAAtacaaatcacatttactcaattaattacaaatctgggagtacaaaaacgcataagaatcacttaaaacccaataggtctaCAATACCATGCATCCTTTACTCAACTAACTAAACTGGCTTGTGACTGATTATTCATTGTGGCGACTGAACTCTACAATAACAATTTGGTAAATGTTAAGCGATGCCTGTATATACATACACTATTATAGCAATAGCCACAGTTTGCTGTAGTAGTCACTTGGCTTCCATGTTGAATGTTTATGAATAGCTGTGAACTATTTGGCAACATAAGAAGTGCTAAAAACTTACATCTGTTGAGAAGCCtatttatttatatgtttatcgGTGTTAATTACCCAATAAGGACAAGAACCTCTGGGTGAAATTACTCAATTCTTTAAAACTAGTTTGAGTACATAgtgctagttactcctcaagTCATGCAATTACACATAATTACCTatatgcttgaaaaattatgtaAGACTTTGTCAAAGTTCAGAATTGtaagtatatttttatgtatcGGAATACAGGTATTCTAGAATTTGCCAGTACACAGCTTACTGTATGCTGTACCTTTAGATGTAATAAATCATGTATTTCAGGtacttaatatttcttgccaaGAATTTGGCACAATGGCTGTTATTGACTGTGGGACATGCCACATATTCCATAAATCTCTATTCTATTCACTATGCATGCTTGACACACATTTTGGCATCACGTGAAACCTCACATGCAAGCAAATTTGGGCTAGAGAATTGAAGTTAATATTTTCATAGGCACCTCTCCTAGTGATGCAGCGATTAATggaaataatcgaagattggttgctgtgaccaaacaaccaagcagttgatcacattttctcatagtTCAACACAAGCAATTTTGGAACTAccgttttagtgtttgaaacacttcaTGATGGAGCTTATCTTTGAAGTGATCAGGgactgaaaatgtgtttatttcttaGAAACTCACAtcactaactgaaaagtcatgaatgaatatttcttgttgactccaggaagtgtatgttcatgatatattagtcatcactttaaagtatCAAGTTGCATCATGCTATAGAACCTGAatagaaaaatctgaaaaagaagctaacattttttttcaatgattgTTCATTGGCaatgaagcaatcatcagtTGTAAGATTTCAACCAATGCCCAACACTAACCTCACCTTAGGAGATATCTATCACTTTCTGAGCAATAGAAATCTTTATTTACTGCTAGACAcgtattagatgatcctgcgcactaaacgcatctgtgacaagagaggcggtacaacgaattgggcaaGTAtgcttggctgctacaggtagcttgacgattatgcacgtgcaatacatgctaaccgtgacatgaaatcaacaccgctactgattaacacctgtctcgctaccgTGTAACCAttactaaccatttctctggaactggttatataaatttccaagacatgtattcccggtcgatcaccagcggaattatggacgaaaatcagcctGTACAGAGAagtaggaacaaaattatgggataaaaatatttcccccttgctactctgatttagccatcaccattcagtaacagataacttttaacatattaaaaagttaaatgaaacacaattaacaatctgtagttattatctatttaatatttagcagacaaaaagtcaactttacccattaaaacaacactgcatatttcttcgaatgataagactgcaatttcaggcataagatactgatattccacgctaacctttagttaagacgaagacaaatagatgattggggcaattgacaagcattttagatattcaacaattttgttaaaaaaaaccccaggaaaatgtcatttgcttcgtgaaatggatcggtggtcctaaacatatttgctcattatattgtgttgattcatttcgttgggattgtacctgttcccaaatcaagtgttctataacaattcatgcgtgaaacgcaagTGGAAtgtgaacttctcgatatttatcagacatcctgtctcttgtttcaagtggattgttctgtggggcgttcccaagtatgcaaattggggtcatttgtcaggtcgtggatcatcttatatgtgtttaccagtagggGTCTGATACTCATCAAGCAGACAAGTAAATTCTGCATATATTGTACGGGAGTCTATATAGATACGGGCTACAGGATTGTAAACTCAGCTGTGCAGCATCTGTATTGCTAATTTAATGAAGACGATCACATTTCTCTCCATGAATTCCACTTCAGTCATGACACTGATCGTCACTAGTCTCATGTTTCAGTCAGGACAGCATTTCAGCAAGAATATACACCAGTCTATCAGTATCTATCTACCAGTAGCTTAATATGGTTACCCAAACTATATAGCTATATTCTTTAGAAGAATTAAGGCTTCGTGAAATCTAAATGTTGTAACAATGTATTGAAAAGATTAGTGTTTACAACACATATTTATGTCTGTGAAACTTAACATCAAAACACACCCAATTGTCTCCATGTGGGTAGGCTGTCATTCCTGATTTAGAGACTTTTCAAGGAAGATTGATTAATCTGTGTGGAACAATGGCTTCTGTTGATGTTATTGATTGGGCTTATTGTACAgttgtgttttacttgatttCATTCATTACTTGTGCATGAACTAGCAATGCTGTGCCTGCATTGTGCAGAACATGTATATGATATTGTCATGCTGGAAGATCTGTACAGATGCcagtacatgtaatattttGAGTTCTATGATCAGCTGACCATGGAATATAGATGTGCCAACAAAAGTAAATGTTAGAGATCCACCTCTCGCGGAATTCAGGATCGATTGATCCAAAAACGTCTCTACAAAATCATGCTCAAACAGCAGGTCAAATTTCTGTAATCTTTCATCAGGCACCTAGAGTAGGAGTTGCACATTAGATGGTGAAAAGTTGCTTCTAGTTTCTTTACGCAAAGCTTCTGGCTCTGTGTTGTAGTTGAAATGATTTTGCAAGGAATTTGATTTAAGCGGTACAAAGTGACAGCATTCACTATCTTTGGTCGCATCATAAGTTTGAAAATCAAAgtcaaaattgactttgaaCGTTTGATCTTTCACATCAGTTTTTCCCAAGATATCTGTATCATCACTGAATACTCCTTTTACCAACATTTCATGATCAGGTGTCAGTAATCCAATTATAATTGGATGATTGTCTTTATCAGAATATGATGAAAAATTGTCAGTGTTTGTTAGGAAGCTTCCTGATGCCAAATGGAATCATATATTGTGGAAAAATAACTGCTCATGAAATATCCAgtttggaattgatcttcattctGGTCAAGCTTGAGGCCACTTGCGTGGTCAGTCTgactgacttgattgatacatgtcattgtgtcccagttgcattgatcaatactcatgatgtcaattaCTGGATCGTCTGACATGCCTTGATcattacagaccactgtcatgtagctggaatatgagagtgtgtgcCAGGGGCTGCATTTTGTATCTTTTTGTGTGCGAGCCAGTTTAAAGTATGCATTTTGTGCTTGATCATGTTGATCCAATGCAGTTTTTCACATCCAGTTAGTCGATGAAATGTTGCCATTTtgccatcatcgtcatcgtcatcgtcatcgtcatcactaGTACTATTATTCTCATTGCTGATTATTCTTGGGAATATGTTGACATCTCCTaattgatgattggttcattaaAACCGTTGAGTCGTTGAAAAAAAATCGGTTCATACCATTTAATAAATTTTCCTGTGACGGTTGTTTATCCACATACAAAAACCCAGAAAAATGAAGCAACTTGCATCTTTAACATGATAGGATCGTGAACTTCATGGAGTCTGTAAGATAAATTTAATCATGACAAGGAATAAGCTCGTAGTGCTtataaaatgtaaatttaatgacacagacaaaaacattcttgtgaaaaatattgttaatgcaaacaagtgttGTAAAATTGTTTTTATTGATTATGAGAAATCATGATAGCTCGCTTGGCTGTTTAGTCACTGTGGTAAATCTTCGATGTCAGTCAGTCAGAACTCACTCTACTGTTGCTGACACAATTTTCACTTCACTTTTGACACGATGCCTGTAATTGCTATATCTATAGTGTCAGGTAATAAATATCTTTTTGACATATTGCATATTTATATTTACTTCAGTGCAGATGGCAAGGAACTTTGAAATAGCTCAGTTAAACAAGTTCCTGATGAATCATCTGTTTTCTAACTGAAATGTTTCAGCTTATCTTGGGACCATGTTTATTACATTAGATAAGTGATAAATCAGGAATTTATCTACTGTAGGTCGATATTTGGCCCCAAATATACAGCAGATATACCTAGAAATAGACACATTGGAATTACAAATTTCTGGGTTAATGTTATGCAGCAGTAGCTTGTGTTGTGGTCTTGCAGAAGTGACAAATCAGGGACAAatctaaatttaaaaaaagattGCCTGCCAAGGACATTTAACTGATTAGCTAGGAATGTTGAATACATTCCtgttaatgtattttttcacagaTGTTATGAACATGTGAAAAGGCTTAATGTGTGTGACTCACAAGATATACTTGAGGATTCAAAAGTTACCAAGGGTATTATCAACCAGAATAAATAGGACAGGGGAAACTTTACATGATGTTATAACTGCTTATTACCCGGATCATGGTGAACTGACACTGACATTCTTTGAGTGGATGAATTAGTTAAGTGCTTCAAGTTGGACCAAACGAATCACGTAAACATCTGTATGGTGTCCTTGTCCTATCATAGTATGGTACACTAAAAAGTGAGACTGTGTCCATTCTTGCATTAAACATGCTAAAggaaatgaatattttcagattggaataataataacatgATTAATGCatgaagttttttttttatttctatgGTTTCTTAATGTCTTTGGACATGAACTGAATTTGAACCTCCATCATCACACTCACTGGCATGTGTTGTGTATGTACCGaacttgtttgtgtgtgtattattGACATGAACATTGAATTGATGTGAAAACTGCAAGGTGTGTGGTGTTTATTGTTCTGATTGTCAGGGGGGTTTGTATCATATGACCTGTTCATGTGGACTTGTTGTATAAAATGACAGCTAGTCATTGATATACATGAAGTATAGAGTTGAACCTCTGTTTGTCATGTTGGCATTTACAGAATTAACTAAATATTTCTACATTAATTCACTTCCCATGTAAAAATTATATTGATTGTGTATTGATAGCTGTGGTGTATCAGTATTGATCAGTACCTATAAAAAGTATTTTATCATGCAAAATTGGATTTCATACTTGGAAGAGATCTAACCAAAACAGACCTGATTACAATGCTTTGAAGACAGTCTTGTCATTCAGTTACTGTGTCGTTACAAGAAGGTCACATTGCTATAGTGATTGTTTATCGTCAcattcagcgatattccagctatatggtggtggtctgtaaataatcgagtctggacttaCCTCTGAGGTAAAATATGTCCTCATTGTGCCATTGCTTGACATGATAGGCAGATAAATGGGCATCCTGTTTTTGAATTGGGAAGTGGAATGCTCTGGATGTTATGTAATCCTATAGGCAGGATGGGGGTAGGGGGTGCTTTATTGAGGAGGGGGCGCTAGACATGTCAAGTGAGGTATCCTGTATCATGTgtaatgtttgatattttactGATTTCCACTCGTATAATTTTGCCTCTTAGTCAGCTCATTTGTCTTGTGAAACTTGATCCTAAGAAATGTATGTGTGGTATTTACAATTAGCATGTCTGACATCATTTCTGTGACTACAGGAAGGTAAAGAAGATCAAGTTCGGCACAGACACATATCATGGCTCTTCATACGAAGACGTTCCCCTGGTTCAGCTGGAGGAGCTGGAAGAGGAACTGTTTGCAAGctactctggaccagacaagggTCTTGCAATCGTGGATGACAAGGATGAGAACAGTAGGTCTCGACTTATGTATCGTTCCTCAAATAACCAACTTAAGTCAGGACCATGTATAGTCATCACCGAAAGCATTTGGTTTGACTCTCCCAAACTTATCATTCTGTATATATTGTTAAATCATAATCCTTGGCTGTCATAAGCTAAGCTTTTTAAATGAGGTCTGCAACTTAAACCCTAGCTATAGTCCAAAATGTTTGTCTAATGAAGTTATGTTGATTCAAGTAAGCCCTGCTACCAATACTGTCATAGTCCACATAAATAATGATAACAGTAAAATCTTCCAAGATGGCAGGTTCTCATTTTATGCATAGATGGTACATTGAGGGAATGTTTATGAGATGCTTTCTAAATCAAAATATGTCACAGAAATTTGAAATGCTACCAACGTGATGGTAAATTACAGCTCagttgcctgaaatgaaaatggAATAATCTCCTTTTGTCttcaaacaaatttaaaagcTGTCAAAATGCGGAGATGACTGTTTTCAATACTTATCAGTAGGTTACCTCTACCCATTGTAGAAATGTGATATTTAGATCAGCTTTTTCATATACAGTGCTTTCATTATTACAGTAGGCTTATGATATTTTGACTGTATGATTTCTATAACGTGTACAGATACCATAGATAGAGTGTgtgtttattttatgtttttcttaatcaaataatgttttattaaagTGTAATTGTAGCTCttgaaattttattttgaaaatacacttaaCTTTATAATGTAGACTATTGTATcccactggggctcctttcacaaagcaaccttaactaagattaaccttaactcccattctttaaccctgcactaaggttacctaagtCTATGGTAACCTTAggacaatgttaaagaatgggagttgtgaaggttaaccttagtaagggttgctttgtgaaaggagcccctggtatgtttcagtaactggtaCTTGTGTAATTTCAGATGGCAATGAGAAGAAAATTGCTGGCTGCTTGTCTTGGAACAAAAAGGAGCAGCAGGCATATGGCATCTGTATATCCTTATATGAGCAGCATCCAATCAATTTCAAGATGTCAGGTAGGTCTGTAGTCTGTGTACCAGATGGACTAAGGAAAGGATGATGTCATTACGTTTCAAGGAGACCTGCACATAGCTGAACAGATTGAACCATGCAATGTGGTCGCTGTCAGTGCTATTAGTATTAGAGTTTGGGAACGATGGGGTAccctagtggataaagcatgTGCTTGTCATGCAAAAGACACAGGTTCTTTTCTCCACAGGGGTAtgatgtgtgaagaccatttctggtgatccctgccaggatattgctggaatattgctaagagctgTGTAAGaccatatttactcactcactcactgtggtgTGACAGGTCACATGTTATCATTTCCCAGTTTTCATTTCACTTGGCCATTTTTCTAACAACAAAATTATAGTTGTGAATggttatatttcatatataacGAGTATCCACTGACCAACAAGTTTTAAGTTGACACGCGTAAACAGTGAATAAGATCCATCCAGTGTATAATTTGACAAAGATTGTTCTGAAGTTAAGTAATATATCTAATTTTACTCTCACCTCACGCAAGCAGTCTGTGTCAAACCTAGTTTAGTGTTTGTCTTCCTGGTCATCCCACTTTGCTTTGATTATTATTAAAAAGGGTGATGGGTATTTTATTACTGTTAAAAGCACACTGAAAAATGAAGATGGATTTCTTTGTGATGCTACATGAATAATTGGagcggttgggtagcccagtTGTTAAGTCATTCCCGCGTCACTGCCAAAGGCTgtggttctattccccacatatgCAGAATATGTGGATTTATAACATTACAGATGTATTTGAAGAGAAGACTTTGAGTCCTAACTAGTCATATCTGTTCAAATATTAGCAAGCTTGTGTCTCTTTCAGTTTCCTGTTCATTGTGTGGTGAGCCACTCAGAAGAATATGAAGCTTCATAGTTTATTAGTGGGCATGGAAGTATTAACATCATTATTGCACAATCTTTCTATCATCATTATCTCTGAAACATGTTTGTGTGCAGGTGACCCGGTAGCTGATGCCTTTGCGATTTGTGCCAGGAAGAACAACACTATCCTGCTGATTGCTGATGGCGTCAACTGGGGGGAGAAGTCCAGATTAGCTGCTCGCTGTGCTCTCTATGGCAGCATGAACTTCATCAACAAGAGGATATTCGAGGACAAGAAACCACCCTTGTCAACACAGGTTAGTCTTAATTGTTTACATTGTCGTGAAGAGTGTTATCAGGCTTTTAGTTAGTCTTGAGTGACTTGTTTCAGAGAATGGGTTTCCATCAGTAATATTGGATGTTTTTATCCCAAGATACAGGTAATAGGTTCAGCTCAATGTCGACTCTGCAGAAGCTTTAACAGGGGAGAATCATTAACTGTTCTGTTGGGTTACTTCTGAGCCCTACCAATCAGTCTTGGTGATTTGGTTTATTCCATGTCATTGTACCCTGGTGATgagtgttgttgatcacagtttcagtcactggattgcctggctcTTATGTAATGAATGACAGTTGGTCACATAGCCCGGCAAAGTGTTaaatgctgcactcaacaacaCAAAATAAAAGTTCATTAGCTGGTATttatctttctttctttcataatAACTAGAGGTACCTGTCTCAGTATCAATCTCTTTTTTCATTCTTGCCAATATCACTTACTGGAGTATTCAGTCTTTTGTGTGTTATCATCAGTCAAGCATGCAATACCTTCTCTAGTATATGTAATAcggaaaatatttttgaattgATGTTGACACCTTTTCACTGATTAGTTCTAACATGTCGACTGTCATTAGGTTTGGGAAAGTGGAAAACTTTCTTTTTTTATATGAATCATGTATTTGTGCATTTTAAAGAAATTAAAATACGAAATTGTGCATTGGCACATATATTACCAATTTATCCATGAATTTAATGTAATGTTTGTTTCACAGGATGTTCTCCAGTTGTTGCGTCGTTCATTCAATGAAGCTCATCGTATCATTCTGGAGAAAGGAGGAGGTCTCACAACGATGTGTGCCTGTATGATTTGTCCTGTAGCCAACTCTGATGAACATGCTGTGTGCTGTGTGAATGTTGGAGATAGTTTTGGATTTGTCTTCAGTCATAACAACGGCATACGTGAAGTGACAATAGGATCGCATGATGTTTCCTCTGAGCGTGACATCCGTGATGCGGGAGGGGCCCTGGGTCCAGTGGATGGCAAAAACCCAGAACTGCATAATTTGACTTATTCTCTGACCTTTTGTCATGCCGGAGATGTTGTGTTCCTCACAACAGATGGGATCTCAGACAATTTTGACCCGGTTGTGACTAAGATTGCACTTCCTCGTAGATCTAACGATGACAACTTTAATAACATGTCCTCTGATTCTCCACATGCTGCCATGCATGCAAAACCTGAGATGGAACCCAGAGAAAGACACATATACTCCATGAAAGAGATGGAGCGAGTGGTTCATGAGTATGAACTCATCACAGAGGAAAACTGCTCTGCACAAGAGCTGTGTGGAGCTATGGTGCAACATGTCCTCATGCTTACTGATGAGAAACGCAAGATTCTTGAAAACCCTGCATTATATGCTCGAAGGAAAATGACTTCCACAGAGCGAAAAAGACGTGATTCTGAGATAGTTGAGAAAATGTCCAAAGCTCCTGGGAAGCTAGATCATGCATCCATAGTTGCTATAGAAGTTGGTGCTTTTGATCCAGTGGATGAAGAGAATGAGGAGAATGTGTTCCCTGTTGACAATACAACTACCTCTGACTGTAACCCTGTCATAGCGGGCCCTCAGACTCTCCCTCTGCCCAGCCCCACTCATGCAACCTCACCTCTCTCACCAACATCACCAAACTCAAAAAAATCCGGACCAAAGAAGTTTTTTGCTAAGCTGAAGAATATCCCATCTCCAACTCTTCCTTCTCCAAGTCGTTCCACCCCATCCTCCCTCCAAATCTCCCCCAGGAAGTCCCGGCATCGATGGGGACGCTCACGGCATGAATCTGAATCAGGAGTACCCACCTCCCCAACTGTTCCCCAATCTCCAACCATACCAGAATCTCCACTAGAGGCAGAATATGACCCTGCAAGACACTTGTGCTCCCCGAAGACTAAGAACAAAGGAAAAGAGTACCAAAGAAGCTTATCATGTGAGTCCGCTCTGTAGGCCAGTGGTGACTTCGTGATCTCTACCATTCAGTAAACGTGCTATGTAGATTTGTATCTAATGTTTCTCTAGGTATTATTCACAAGCTGTACAAAAAATGTTTTCCATATACTTTTGAGTCCTTGTTAAATAATGTTTTTTATATTTCAATAAGTTATAATAGTAGATTAAGTTGGAAAATAGAATGGAGAGGACCTGGTCGTAGCAGTGACTGGTAACCATATTTACAATGACTGAAACATGGTTACTCTTCATGTCATGAAGTTTTATGAAGTAAGATACAATTATCTTATCAGATTTTTTGTCATGTGCATCAAGGATGTTGCCAAAATCTGCACTGAATGCAAGTAGTTTCATTTCCTTACACTGAGCCCTGAATTTTAGACTGAGAAGGTTAATCCAGAGAGTGAATCTCATTTCTCCTCATTTCAACCAGAAATTCCAGTTTGCTCCATGAGGTTAAaggtttttgtttgtatttgccAGAACAGAAAAAAagtagtttgttttgttttggattgTTACACCTTAAAAGGAACCAGTGGTAATGTTTGGTGGCATTGTTCCAATGGCTACCCCAAAAAGGTTGTGTTTTGCCAACCTTAGTAGTACAAGTTATAGTTACCTCTATGATTATTAaggtattttaaaacatttgtgTTAACAGTCTTCTTACTCATCTCTTACTGGTTTCCCAGGTACTTTACTATTGAAAATAGATCACATTCTATTCAAAAAGTTAATGAACGAAACAATGCTTCTGCAATACTGTGCACTACTCAAACTCGGTAACGTAAAAGAATTGAGTGTTTTTTTTAACTTGTTCTGATTACTGATATTATTGACGAAGACACTAATGATTTTGATTTTGCCATTATCACACTGAGGTATCTGTCTAGTGTCTATATTATGCAGATTTTGTATAGATTGTGATTATTTTGTATTAGCTGATAGTTAGGGACTGTCATATGTTAAAGTGATAGGATATTGGTGTTGTGATTAGTTATAGTGAAGTGATGACAAACAAATCTGTGAAATAGAGACAACCAAAGAATACTGGTTATATTATGTATTAAGGTGTATAACATGGTTCTGTGGAGAAgaaacatgtaaagtaattctttaTTTGTGATGAAAACAACCCAGTCTCAGTGAAATCAGGTCTTACTGCCCAACGTCCCTACACAAATATCTGTGGACATAACATTGCAGGTCACATCAGAATGGCGTTTTATTCTACCAGTCAACATGATCAGGAGTACTATATAGACatactttatggacaacaactttttattttgtttgtgtaatgTTTCAATATAGATTCTTGTTCCATTACCAAGCAGGAATCATTTCTGTATCGAAGCATCACATTCACAAAGTAAATTTGTCATCCATAATGTTGGTCCATTATTTGTATGTTCGAGCTTCTCAAATTCCACTCAAAGAAATGATCAAATGTGTCGCTAACATGATAGCAGAAGTAGATATCCAATCATGTTTTCTCTTGCAACCTTGCAGAGATATGATATTTAGAGTTATGAATGATGCATTATCTCTCACTTCACTTGGATCAACAGTTTATAAGAGATTTTCCATGGCCAATTGAAGTACTGCCAATAGTGCCATGAAATCTTGACAAGCCATAACACTTGCAGAATATTCTCATGTACGGGTTTCAAGTTTGAATTGAGAacttcattaaaatatttgtcaaagtgTCATGTGGAATGGAAGTGTCTGTTTTTAAACGTAGAGCTTGAAAAACCTGCTTTCTGATTAGCCAGTGTCAGCTTCCTGTTTGCCATTTTGTTGGTTGCTTTGTTCTGACATTACATGGAATAGGATGTCTTCAGAACTTCGTGTAGTGAGGGCAAGCACATGATAAGAGTTTCATGAGATTTGGAAGCAAAGCAACTAGAGTTAAA
This portion of the Haliotis asinina isolate JCU_RB_2024 chromosome 10, JCU_Hal_asi_v2, whole genome shotgun sequence genome encodes:
- the LOC137298234 gene encoding PP2C-like domain-containing protein CG9801, translating into MERGKVKKIKFGTDTYHGSSYEDVPLVQLEELEEELFASYSGPDKGLAIVDDKDENNGNEKKIAGCLSWNKKEQQAYGICISLYEQHPINFKMSGDPVADAFAICARKNNTILLIADGVNWGEKSRLAARCALYGSMNFINKRIFEDKKPPLSTQDVLQLLRRSFNEAHRIILEKGGGLTTMCACMICPVANSDEHAVCCVNVGDSFGFVFSHNNGIREVTIGSHDVSSERDIRDAGGALGPVDGKNPELHNLTYSLTFCHAGDVVFLTTDGISDNFDPVVTKIALPRRSNDDNFNNMSSDSPHAAMHAKPEMEPRERHIYSMKEMERVVHEYELITEENCSAQELCGAMVQHVLMLTDEKRKILENPALYARRKMTSTERKRRDSEIVEKMSKAPGKLDHASIVAIEVGAFDPVDEENEENVFPVDNTTTSDCNPVIAGPQTLPLPSPTHATSPLSPTSPNSKKSGPKKFFAKLKNIPSPTLPSPSRSTPSSLQISPRKSRHRWGRSRHESESGVPTSPTVPQSPTIPESPLEAEYDPARHLCSPKTKNKGKEYQRSLSCESAL